Part of the Lotus japonicus ecotype B-129 chromosome 6, LjGifu_v1.2 genome, TGTGGGATGTGAATATGCATGGGTTATGCTTCTAATCATGGAGCATATCATTGCATTGGAGAAAATCTAGGAGTTTCTAGTGAAGAGAGAGTTCGACTCTTGGTGGGTCGAGGATTCCGCATGTTTCCATTTGAGATTTGATCCCTAATGATTGTGAGAGCCAATCAGAAGCGACAACAATGGTAGGTGACGTAGGTCGCTAGCTTCGGGCTAACCGACTGGGTTTCTGTGTGTATGTCTCTCTCGTCGTGTATGGAGTTGACGTCCTTATTCGGATCATGATGAAATTGCATTAAGCATGTAGCATACACTTGAAGTTGACCAGAGTTGCACAAGAAGGGGGGGTTTGACTTGATTTCTCAAAcgatataaaaatttatcatctTCATTGGTatcgtttggtgcagcggaAGTGTAAGAGCAGAAAAGTAGACGATGCACACATACAATTTTATCATGGTTCACCCCAGAACGAtagggctacgtccagtccttggTAGCACCAACATTTCACTAACCACTGTTGGAGAAAATAGAGAATAATGTGaaagagtagagagagagattgagggaaaatatattattgacttaattaaaactgaaagcaaTACATGTCTTATATAAAAGACCTAACTTACTAGAAGATAACTAAATGATAACTTCTTATCATAATAACTAAATCAGTTATTATCTTTTATTCTAGCCTCTATCTAATAGCACTATATCACTATCTATTAGCTAGatttaatatttgaattaatATCCACAATACTCCCCCTTAATTCAAATACCCAAGAGATACTACACCTATCTCTTTCCTTAAGATCACAaatctttcagtcttcaaaggcttggtgaagatatctgcctTCTGCTCATCAGTGGGGCAGTACACCAGCTCCAGCTTCCCTCCATTCACCTGTTCACGCAGAAAGTGAAATCTGACTTCAATGTGCTTACTTCTTCCATGAGAAATTGGATTTTTAGCAAGACTAATCGCTGAGATGTTGTCAACCATCAGCTCCATTGGCTTCTTAGTCACAAAACCCATTTCTTTTAACAGTTCTTCAAGCCAAACAGCCTGGCAGGCAGCAAAGGACCCTGCTATGTATTCAGCTTCACATGAGGAAAGAGCTATGACAGGTTGCTTCTTTGAGGTCCAAGAGATTGGAGCTCCATGCAGCTGAAACAAGTacccagaagtacttttcctgTCATCCAAGTCGCCACTATAGTCAGAATCTGTGTAGCCAACCAGTTCCAGCTCCTTTCCAAGCTTCTTCTGCCTTGGAAACAATATTCAATAATCTGTAGTACCCTGCAGATACCGCAAAATTCTTTTGGCAGCAGCCAAATGTGATTTCTTAGGTGCACACATGAACTTGCTGATGAGTCCTACACCATAGGAAATATCAGGCCTTGAGTTGCACAAAAATCTGAGTGAACCAACAAGTTGCTTGTACAGAGATGCATCAACATCCCCTTCATCATCCCTCCTCAACTTGATATTCACTTCAGATGGAGTTGTTACTGGATGACAATTCCCCATGTTGAACCTCTTCAGTATGTCTTTGATGTACTTCTGCTGGTACATGAAAATTCCTGCTACAGTATACTCGAATTGCATGCCCAGGAAGTAACTCAGCTTTCCTAAATCtgacatctcaaattcagacttCAGAATCTGCTTCAGCTCATCAAGTTCTTTAGGATCTGACCCAGTTATCAACAAATCATCTACATATAGACAGATGAGTAGCAAACCAGTGTCTCCATGACTCTTTTTGACATACACACCATACTCCACAGAGCACCTATGAAATTTGAGTTGAAGGAGGAAACTATCAATTCTCTTATTCCATGCTCGCGGGGCCTGCTTCAAGCCATATAAGGCTTTGCTGAGCTTGAAAACCATGTTCTCTTTTCCTTGTATCTCAAATCCAGGAGGCTGACTGACATAAACCTCTTCTTCCAAAGGTCCATTCAGAAATGCAGATTTTACATCAAGCTGAAAAATAGGCCAGTTTCTCGCACTAGCAATGGAAACCACTAGTCTTATGGTTTCTATCCTTGCCACCGGTGCGAAAACCTCAGAATAATCCAGCCCAGGTTTTTGTAGAAAACCTCTAGCCACAAGCCTTGCCTTGTGCCTAGCAATAGAACCATCAGGATTTAACTTCTGTTTGAACACCCATTTAACCCCAATTTTGTGCTTATTTGGAGGTAAATGGACCAGAGACCAGGTCTGATTTTTCTCAATTGCTTTCAACTCATCAATCATAGCAGCCTTCCAAACTGGTTTCGCAAGAGCTTCCTCCACATGCAATGGCTCAGCATCAGCCATCAAAGCAAAGTGAATCAGATCGCCTTCATCATTAACTGCATGGTCAGGGACTGTCTGATACTCACTATATCTTTCAGGCCTATTCCTCTGCCTTTGAGGTCTTGGAACATGGTCTGCAGAACCATCTGAATCAGCCTGATCATCATGTGGTAAAGCCTCAGAATTAGTTTGGTGGACATGTGATAAAGGTGCAGAATCATTGTCCTCATCACTTTCATCACTCCCTGTTGAATTCATTGTTGTGACCATTAGCATTATAggatcttcatcagaatcttcccTTGTTGCATAAGCTTCCTTGTCTGCATTCTTCTGCTGTTTTGGTTTACCAGTGCGACACTCATAGGAGTAGTGTCCCATCTTGTGACACTTGTAGCATTCAACATTCTTCTTATCAGTCTTCCTCTGATTGCCACCATTCTTTGCAGATTCACCTCTCCTTTTGGACGATTCTGGCTTGTCAGAATTATCTTGAGACCACTTTGACTTGTTGTCGGACTTTCCTTTGCCTGTCCACTTCTTCTTTTTGCCATCATGATTGTCCAGACCAACCTTCAAAGCTTGTTCTGCAACTTTCACAGAATTACGATCAGCAAGGCGCATCTCATGTGCTTCCAATGAACTCTGCAACTCTTCTATCTTCATGTTGTCCACATCTTTAGATTCCTCAATTGCCACTACGATGTAGTCAAATTTGGGAGCCAAGGACCTCATGATTTTCTCTATCACCATCACATCAGTGATCTTTTCTCCACAGCCCTTCATTAAATTGACAGTGGTTAGGATCTTGGTGAAGTATTCACCAACCTTTTCATTCTCCTCCATCTGAAGACCTTCATACTGTCTTCGAAGAGTTTGCAACTTTACCTTCTTTACCTTGTCACTGCCACTATGAACTTTCTGCAGAATGTCCCACATCTCCTTTGCTGAAGATGCATTTGCTATTTTTTCAAAATGCGTATCATCCACGCATTGATGAATGAGAAACATCGCCTTacaatccttcttcttcatatcGTTATGAAGAGTCTTCTGTTCTTCAGTCATGTCTTGGGTCAGTGGTTGAAACCCATTCTCTATAACATCAAGAACATCTTGAAACCCAAATAGAACTTTCATCTGAGAATTCCATCGATCCCAATTCTTATCAGTTAGAACTGGGAGATTTACTCCCGGCAGATTGTTACTTGCCATCGTGAGGGTTTCGGTTTCTTGATCAAAATCGAGATTCACAGCGTGTAGGGGAGGAACCTCTGAAACTCGCAGCTTCCACCAATTTCAGAATCGCAGAATTACAATTCTGATGAAGGACGAGACTCGCAGAATCGCACTTCAACAAAACCGAGCCAAACAGATTTGAAACACACAGTTTCACAGCAACCCTAAACCACCAAACCTATCACAGGCCTCGAAACTCGCAGCTTCGATTAGAGGTTGTGTTTGGCTCCGTTTAAACAAGATTGAAACACGCAGCTTCAATCTTCACGACCCGCAGGTCCAAGAATCGGAACGTGCTCTAGATACCAAGTTGTTGGAGAAAATAGAGAATAACGTGaaagagtagagagagagattgagggaaaatatattattgacttaattaaaactgaaagcaaTACATGTCTTATATAAAAGACCTAACTTACTAGAAGATAACTAAAAGATAACTTCTTATCATAATAACTAAATCAGTTATTATCTTTTATTCTAGCCTCTATCTAATAGCACTATATCACTATCTATTAGCTAGatttaatatttgaattaatATCCACAATAACCACAAGTATCAAGGAGTTCTCCTCACAAGTATTCGACAGTACACTTCTCTCAATGAGTATTCTTGTacatgcctctccaggcatagCGAGTATTATTGTACATGCCTCTCTAGGCATAACGAGTATCCTTTTGTCACTGCTTCTCCAGGCAAAACACAAGTATTATTTTCCCACTGCCTATCCAGGCATTAGCGAGTATTCTTTCAACAATGTCTCTCCAAGCATTGAGTATTAGACATGACTCCTCCCAACAAGTATTATTGTACATGCCTCTCCAAGCATAACGAGTACTATTTTACCACTGCCTCTCCAGACATTGAGTATTCGTTTGCCACTGCCTCTACAGGCATTGAGTATTAGAAAAGACTCCTCCATtacaagtattgtacaggacttctcccaaaacaatctttctcaataTTGATTTCTTCTACTCTAAAATCTCTTATTGAAAGAGGGAAGTTCAATTAAGTTCATGAATCATAAAGTATTAAGGTTTGACTCTTAAGTGAATACTTATGTTCAGTTACATGATAAAGGTAGAAAAAATTTGACATAAACGAGTCAAGTCATACCCAGACCTTTAACGGGCTAGGCTGCAGACCCCTAACGGACTACCTAGCTTATTTCCATCCCTAACGCCAATCGTGTTTACGTATAATCGGCTTGTACGATTGACACTTATATTTAAGATTTAGCACCGCCCATGGGAGTAGGTGTGTTGCGTCAGCTTAACCGACGCTAAATTGTTGCGTCAGTCAAGTTACCGACATAAAGTGTAGGCGTCGAGCCTTTTAACGTTGACGGCAACACTAAATCCACAATAAACGACTATAGTGTGAGATATTGTATTGTTAGCGTCGGCTTCTAGTCAATattaatgagttttttttctttttctagtgGACCAAAACAATTGTGTGCTAATTTGTTGTTTGGAAGGACCATAACAAATTTGTTAATGAATAATCAATAGGGAGGAGAATGTAACATATTCCATTGaactttaaatttaaatgtaaaAGAAGTTATGTACAATATCGAATAATCATTGTAAAATCAATTAACATTGAAGAAATCCATCATAGGATCATAGACAAGTTGATTAGCATTGACTCCCATAACAAAATCAGCATGGGCATAATCTTCCCTGAACACTTTCACGAGCTTGTTCCCATCGTGATCTTTGAGGTCATTGAGCAAAACTTGCACGTCTTTTACATCAGATAGCATATCTTGCCCTCCATAGCTGAGAAAAAGTGGAAACTCATTTGGGATGTTGGTCATGTCATAAACAGGAGGAACCGGTTGTCCATAGTGTTGCATATTTTGTCCTTGATCACCATAATCATACTTTGTTATTTTTCCCGTTCTGACCACTACTCAAAatccaaagaaagaaaaacacattagccagaaattaagaaaataaaggaCCAAACATACCTACAGTTTTATTGGTACTATTTATGTTGTTGTTTTCCAATTACTGACTTAGTAACTATCTTTCTTAATAATTTACTAATTTTATTAATGTGATAATTTTCCTTGAATTCCCATTATTCAATCCGCGTGTCATGTTGTAATTGACAACAATAGAAATAGAGTTTATAGAAAAGCTTCAAAATTAAATGATCGTCGTGACAGGAAAAAAAGTTGATTATTAATAGACTTACTTTGAGATAGATGGATCAAATTCTTAGTTGATGTTGGTTGTGGTTCATGATCAAGCAAGACATCTATCATGGAAGAATTGATGCAGCAATTTGGACCTAAAATTTCAAGGTAAGAAAGAAATACCAAGATGGTATCAAAATCTGAAGGTATTAGTGTGATCTCTACACTGAAATTTGCTTCTCATACCAACAACATTTTAAGTACCTGTGTAAAGTTTCATCAGGTTTGAGCAGTTGAGGTTTAGAGTGTGGCAGATTCCTTCAAGAAATTTTGATACAACATCCCTGATGAGATCATAAGAAGAACATTATGCTAGAGTTGAAACTCTTTTTAATTTCTCGTGTATCCTAAAATTAAACTCTTGTGCACTCAAACATATTGCAGAAAGAGATAGTAAATTCTAAGGATCAAGTTTTTCTTTTACCCGTTTGGGATGAACTCATAGATGCCTAACCAGTATACATCCTGTTATattaagaaaaagaaagaaattttcATTTAGTCGAAATGTAATTGATCATATTTTAATTGATATTATATGGCTTTTTTCTGTCTCTTACATTAGCTATAAATATGTCAGCAGCCAGTTTTGTTGGCTGTGAAGGAATCTGATTCAGATGAGCAATTGGGCTTAGTAACGCAGCTGATCTCACCATATTCAGCAACTGCCCTTGTGAGAGAGCAGCTAGAGCCATTAAAGTTCCCTGGAATTTCAGTTCATTGTTACATATGAATAATGTTTCTTTGAAACTTGAAGTACACTTACATCCAATGAAATAAGGAATAGAAAtgagagataagagataagagaGATGTGAGTGAAGAGAATGTAGGAACATAAGAGAGATAGGAAAAGAATGTGAGTGAAAATACGATGGAAGAGAAGAAAGTAAAATAATACTTTCCACCTCAGTTCCACTCCACACTCAGAGTGCATATTTGGAAACTCGTTTAAAAACAATGGTTGAAGCCAAAATGATGGTGGACTAAAACATTTTCTGTCCAGCACGAAATTTGACTTTACCGTAGTTTTCGAACGAGTTTCCAAGCATGCAGTGCAATGAGGTAGAAGTAAAAGAGATTGATTTGATTAGTGATATGAGAGGAAAATAAGAGAGACATAGATGGAAAAAATGAGTTCAAATgtgatggaagagaaagtgaatGTGAGTAAATCAAAACTGCACAGAAAATTTAAGAGCTTACCAAAGAATGAGCTGCATAGTGCAATTTGTGACCAGTTTGGTTGTACACATACTGGACTGAAGCAGAAAGATCGTAACTAGCTAATTCATCCCATGACCAATTCCAATAAGCCTATACATGACCAATAACTTGTTAATCTATTAGAGTAACTATCAACTAGATTACTACAAGTCTCGAGAAAGTGAGTGTGAATGTATCAAAGTTGTAATTACTCTATAACCTTGTCATTAGGACTAAGTGTTATGTGCTTGCTGCTATATTTTGTCCCGCGAGAATTCACAAGCCACACATCAAACCCATTATCTGCTAAAATAAATGCCAATGATTCCTCTGGAGAATTGAAAAGCCATGTTATGGCATCCTGAAACAAAACACCATAAATTTATCTTTGTTGAGTACTCATACTTTTTACACATTTCTAAGACCATAATAAACAAACATGTTAGCTTTTTTGCACCAACTTACATTGAGGACACCATGTTGTAATAGCACTGGCGGCTTGTCGGCTTTCTTGCCGGACTGCCCTTCTGGCATCCTCTGAAGGCTCAGGATGTAACCATCCTCTGTTGTAACCTGAGTCCAACAAAAATATTGCCTCACATATCGGTAAAAGTATTGTCTTTATGGAAGTTTGGTTACACGGTGGAAAACCTTAGTGAGACTAAAATCATGATGGACAGTCGTAAAAGCTAAGGGAAGTAGCTTCTACCCACTGTAATTTTGGCTTCACTTGAGCTTTAACCGTGTATTCAAACATGTACATAGGTGAGACTATGCATGAAATAGGCTAGTAATATTTATTTACCGTGTGTTCTTCACAATTGTAACCTTGTGTCTCTACCATTGTCTTGCAGATACCATCATTAGAAACTGAAGAAGATGTTTGAACTTCATTGTTTGTGTGAAGTGTTTTTCTCCCTTGTGCTGCTGTAATGCAAAGCAGAACTATGGAAAACAGAACCAGCACAATCTTAGCCATTGAAAATATGTTTATGTTATACCCCCCACAGAAACAGAAAATGCTGGTTGTTTTATAGCCCTTTGGAGTGCAAAGACAAAATTGAAGATAATTCTGTTTGTCAATAGGTGTAACATAATTTTCCATGGTCATTTTGACATATTTTCAGTCAATAAAAACGAAGAATGCAAAGACATTGGTATTGATAGGTTAAttattgattttttcttaaACACACTTATATTCGTATGAGACAATCTTGTTCGAGCTGGATAAGACCTTTATAGGTGGCAAAACACTCCCTACTAAGTATTTAACACAACTGCATTCACAGTGACTCGAACCCGAGACATCTGCTTAAGTTAGAACAATCTAATATCAGTTGATCTACGCGTTTGGGGTTAATTATTGTTTTATTAGTTATAGTTTCATGGTTGTACCCACAAAAATCatactattaaaaaatattaacggTGAGATGATTTATAAGTTATATTGGTTTGACGTAACTGCCAGGTTCTTGCACTTGTCTGATAGTTCTTTTTTTCTTGTTAAATTCGTTAAGTTTAAACTTAGATTAGGAATGCATAAAGTTACGTTAATTGCATTAGGACAATTGAGGAGTCGTACCAGCAAACAGTTCAATAGTCTTTCAGAGACTGATAAAAAATTCTAAATAacagatttatttatttttggtaaGCAAATAACAGCTTTATTTGTTTTGGTCAACCATACTTTTTCTGCTCTAATAATTGTGGTCCAAAACAACTGGTCTGTTTATTTTTGTCAAACAAACCAAACTCTTTTTTGCTCACATAATTGTGGTTCAAACAATAAAGTCCCTTTTTTTACTCAGCAGATAAGATGAGAGTGGGCCTTACAATGTTCTCACTGAGTCACATTTGAGAATCACTATTAATATGCCATTTTCTCTGCCTACACCATCCAGTTTTTCTATTTCTCAAATTTCTTTTGGAAATTAGTTTCTGGAAGctttaaaaaaattggaaatAAACATCTggaatataaatttaaaactttCGGAAACTAATTTTGGGAAGTTTTTCGGAAACTAATTTTGGGAATTGAAAACTTCCCaaaactattttatttttctttaatgaCAAGTGCTATGAATTTATGCTTCAACCAAATTTTCCAACCTTGAATCCACTTATCATCCTTTCCTTTCACTTTGAATCTCACTTAGcccattctttttcttcatttattatctctcttttttcttttcttttcttcttctcttttttatataatatttttcatgCTGGTGCTGCTACTTCGTGCTGGACCTGTGTTTTTTATGCTCTGTTCCTATTTTGCTtgtatttcttttctttgtagTGTCTCTTGTCTTGTTCCTACTGTG contains:
- the LOC130724271 gene encoding triacylglycerol lipase 2-like, whose translation is MAKIVLVLFSIVLLCITAAQGRKTLHTNNEVQTSSSVSNDGICKTMVETQGYNCEEHTVTTEDGYILSLQRMPEGQSGKKADKPPVLLQHGVLNDAITWLFNSPEESLAFILADNGFDVWLVNSRGTKYSSKHITLSPNDKAYWNWSWDELASYDLSASVQYVYNQTGHKLHYAAHSLGTLMALAALSQGQLLNMVRSAALLSPIAHLNQIPSQPTKLAADIFIANDVYWLGIYEFIPNGDVVSKFLEGICHTLNLNCSNLMKLYTGPNCCINSSMIDVLLDHEPQPTSTKNLIHLSQMVRTGKITKYDYGDQGQNMQHYGQPVPPVYDMTNIPNEFPLFLSYGGQDMLSDVKDVQVLLNDLKDHDGNKLVKVFREDYAHADFVMGVNANQLVYDPMMDFFNVN